One Rossellomorea aquimaris DNA window includes the following coding sequences:
- a CDS encoding Ig-like domain-containing protein produces MGKKVFKSLLVIMMMYSLCLTQVPRTHAEEGKLIEEEALLLSEAKNTSFKPDENVHWYTITPSEESIENFTHFRIKLQSQEEVNLTVYSSLENATNDQTFDQYRAYSYSNDIASVDFPISWTGPYYLKVETYVEETTEEESEVKETSYTLSYDGVSLPPSNGVIGEECPVELSTKERENGKAILQDLRTIRESLLSGTEDGKRLTSLYYKAAPFISSKMIFSKQIRDEVYSDLVTLKGLLADTAKNEEYSSYTISSKEQEAINSLYTIAHDSVPSPLKKQLEDATKNVDITNLTNSSVSQVISKAGLVSNNSTAESRFIVKIKDGKSQSSAMSKMKSYGVKSVDSIAHDESESDDLFVVELNDDKGRNFAASSQTTSQQISKLSEVEFVEPVQTYQALSVDSQYPYQWSLKNNDMASGDIGYEPLKTLLNGKNFDSTVIAVADTGVDHTLADLSDKVLVEKGKNFIDRSDDTMDDNGHGTHVSSIITANSDNHYSISGVNPFVKILPIKVLDSSGSGDTEQIAYGIMYAADHGAQVLNLSLGGPYSRTIEYAMQYASKKGVTIIAASGNDGMEEVSYPASSKYAIAVGSTNRLDIVSDFSNYGKGLDLVAPGSDIPALLPDGNVTYMSGTSMAAPHVAAVAGLLLSQNPNLKQTDVEKLLTETAKDVAFDEQDNPYSSEDEYYDEDPDYPIEEVVPGYDAVSGWGRLNAYSAVSAVELTAKVNPILNNQSKVTGTAKSGSIIKVMSGTKELGSGTAKSGTFSVSIPIQKADQILEMIISSQAAKTSIKKRVEKAPNKPYVNKLTNQSVSISGSAEPNLKVNVKNSSRKIIASGTVNDEGDFSIKIPKQKEYSTLYVTVLDGYKESSEVKVVVADVIAPNAPKANAISDLSTTITGTAEAGSNVTAKVNGRQIAAAKSNTKGQFTLKIKKQKAGSTVSVTAKDAAGNTSKGTNLKVSDKTPPAAPKAKTISDASTAISGTTEANAYVIAKVKGKQIAAIKANTKGQFTLKVKKQKAGSTVTLTAKDTAGNISKGTNLKVSDKTAPSAPIVNTVSSKSKTVSGKTEPYATVTVKSNTKSIGTTKANSKGSFTVKIKTQKVKTVLSVTTKDKAGNVSKARKVTVKK; encoded by the coding sequence ATGGGGAAAAAGGTGTTTAAAAGTTTACTAGTTATAATGATGATGTACAGTCTGTGCCTTACACAAGTCCCTCGAACACACGCTGAAGAAGGAAAGTTAATCGAAGAAGAAGCATTGCTTCTTTCAGAAGCGAAGAACACAAGCTTTAAACCTGACGAGAATGTTCATTGGTATACGATAACCCCTTCCGAAGAAAGCATTGAAAACTTCACTCATTTTCGGATAAAGCTACAATCTCAAGAAGAAGTCAATTTAACTGTCTATTCCAGTCTGGAAAATGCCACGAACGATCAGACGTTTGATCAATATAGAGCATATTCTTATTCAAATGATATAGCATCCGTAGACTTTCCTATATCCTGGACAGGACCCTATTATCTCAAAGTGGAAACCTATGTGGAGGAAACTACTGAAGAGGAAAGCGAAGTAAAGGAAACTTCCTATACCCTATCCTATGATGGTGTATCCCTTCCCCCATCCAATGGGGTCATCGGGGAAGAATGTCCTGTTGAGTTAAGTACCAAAGAAAGAGAAAACGGAAAAGCCATTTTACAAGATTTACGTACCATAAGAGAATCACTTTTATCCGGAACTGAAGACGGGAAAAGGTTGACTTCTCTATACTATAAAGCCGCTCCTTTCATTAGTTCAAAGATGATATTCAGCAAACAAATCCGCGATGAGGTGTACTCTGATCTCGTTACTCTGAAAGGTTTGTTAGCTGATACAGCAAAAAATGAAGAATACAGCTCATATACTATTTCTTCTAAGGAGCAAGAAGCAATTAACAGTCTTTATACGATTGCCCATGATTCAGTCCCTTCTCCTTTGAAGAAACAGCTTGAGGACGCAACGAAGAATGTCGACATTACCAACTTGACGAACTCATCTGTTTCACAGGTAATTTCAAAGGCTGGCTTAGTAAGTAATAACAGCACAGCTGAATCAAGATTCATTGTGAAGATTAAAGATGGAAAGTCTCAAAGCTCCGCAATGTCCAAAATGAAATCCTATGGTGTAAAATCAGTTGATTCCATTGCTCACGATGAAAGTGAGTCCGATGACCTTTTTGTGGTGGAATTAAATGATGATAAAGGTAGAAATTTTGCGGCAAGTTCTCAAACGACTTCGCAGCAAATTTCCAAGCTTTCAGAGGTGGAATTTGTTGAACCGGTTCAAACCTATCAAGCCTTATCGGTTGATAGTCAATACCCTTATCAATGGTCATTGAAAAACAATGATATGGCTTCTGGTGATATTGGATATGAACCATTAAAAACATTGTTGAATGGGAAGAATTTTGACTCAACTGTGATTGCCGTAGCAGATACAGGTGTCGATCATACGTTAGCCGATCTCTCTGACAAGGTACTGGTGGAAAAAGGGAAAAATTTCATTGACCGTTCCGATGACACAATGGATGACAACGGACACGGAACTCATGTTTCATCCATCATAACGGCTAATTCAGATAACCATTATTCCATATCTGGGGTAAACCCATTTGTTAAGATTCTACCTATTAAAGTCCTTGATAGTAGCGGAAGCGGAGATACGGAACAAATCGCGTATGGCATCATGTACGCAGCAGATCATGGTGCACAGGTTCTTAACCTGAGCCTGGGCGGCCCTTATAGCCGTACCATTGAGTACGCCATGCAATATGCCAGCAAGAAAGGCGTAACCATCATTGCTGCAAGCGGAAATGATGGAATGGAAGAAGTATCTTACCCTGCCTCTTCTAAATATGCAATTGCCGTCGGTTCAACTAATCGTTTGGATATCGTATCTGACTTTTCAAATTACGGTAAGGGACTCGACCTGGTGGCTCCAGGTTCAGACATACCTGCTCTTTTGCCGGATGGCAATGTTACTTACATGAGCGGTACATCAATGGCTGCACCTCATGTAGCAGCTGTAGCAGGCTTATTATTGTCCCAGAACCCTAACCTGAAACAAACGGATGTGGAGAAATTATTAACTGAAACTGCCAAGGATGTCGCATTTGATGAGCAGGATAATCCTTATTCCTCAGAAGATGAATATTATGATGAAGATCCTGACTATCCGATTGAAGAAGTAGTACCAGGATATGATGCGGTTTCGGGATGGGGTCGATTAAATGCATATAGTGCTGTCAGCGCAGTGGAATTGACAGCGAAAGTGAATCCGATCTTAAACAATCAATCGAAAGTAACTGGTACTGCCAAATCAGGTTCAATCATCAAAGTCATGAGCGGAACGAAAGAATTAGGCAGTGGGACCGCCAAATCAGGCACATTCAGCGTTTCCATTCCAATTCAAAAAGCAGACCAGATTCTTGAGATGATCATCTCAAGCCAGGCTGCAAAAACCTCCATCAAAAAACGGGTGGAAAAAGCGCCAAATAAACCATACGTTAATAAACTGACCAACCAGTCCGTTTCTATTTCAGGAAGTGCAGAACCAAATCTAAAAGTAAACGTCAAAAATTCATCAAGAAAAATCATTGCCTCAGGAACAGTAAATGACGAAGGTGACTTCAGCATAAAGATTCCGAAGCAAAAAGAGTATTCTACATTATATGTGACCGTTTTGGACGGATATAAAGAAAGTTCCGAGGTAAAAGTGGTCGTAGCCGATGTAATAGCACCTAATGCTCCCAAGGCAAATGCGATCAGTGATCTAAGTACTACCATCACTGGAACTGCAGAAGCAGGTTCTAATGTAACGGCCAAAGTAAATGGAAGACAAATCGCTGCGGCAAAATCCAATACAAAAGGTCAGTTCACCTTAAAGATCAAGAAACAAAAAGCTGGTTCTACTGTAAGTGTGACGGCGAAGGATGCTGCCGGTAATACCAGTAAGGGGACTAACCTGAAAGTAAGCGATAAGACTCCTCCTGCTGCACCGAAAGCTAAAACGATCAGTGATGCAAGTACAGCCATTTCAGGAACGACAGAAGCCAATGCATATGTGATCGCCAAAGTAAAAGGTAAGCAAATTGCTGCAATTAAAGCAAACACTAAAGGTCAGTTCACCTTAAAGGTCAAGAAGCAAAAAGCTGGCTCCACTGTCACACTGACAGCCAAGGATACTGCTGGCAACATAAGTAAGGGGACGAACTTGAAGGTGAGTGATAAAACCGCTCCTTCTGCCCCTATAGTGAATACCGTTTCTTCCAAAAGTAAAACAGTGTCTGGAAAGACAGAACCTTATGCTACTGTGACAGTTAAATCTAATACTAAATCGATCGGTACTACCAAAGCAAACAGCAAGGGATCTTTCACAGTTAAAATCAAAACTCAAAAGGTTAAAACTGTTTTATCTGTGACAACTAAAGATAAGGCGGGGAATGTAAGTAAAGCCAGGAAGGTGACGGTCAAGAAGTAA
- the hutI gene encoding imidazolonepropionase — MTAEKHFDTIIDNIGQLLTMDHGDGPLKGEEMSKLEVSEQAALAIRDGLVAWIGTHEEAQSLKATERIDAEGKLVTPGLVDPHTHLVFGGSREHEMALKQQGVPYLEILKRGGGILSTVGATREASEEELLTKARFHLNRMISYGVTTVEAKSGYGLDRPTELKQLRVAKQLNESHPADIVSTFLGAHAIPPEFKGRSDEFLTEMLELLNDIEKGQLAEFVDIFCETGVFTVEQSREFLTKAKEKGFSVKIHADEIDPLGGTEMATEIGATSGDHLVGASEKGIQALGETDTIAVLLPGTSFYLNKGKFANARGMMEAGAAVALSTDFNPGSSPTENLQFIMNLASLQLKMTPDEIWNAVTINAAYAINRGDSAGKLVPGRNADIVLWDVPNYHYVPYHYGVNHTHTVMKNGRIIYRKEKLHEHISTH, encoded by the coding sequence ATGACCGCAGAAAAACACTTCGACACCATCATCGACAACATCGGACAGCTCCTTACAATGGATCACGGGGACGGACCTCTAAAAGGGGAGGAAATGAGTAAACTCGAGGTTTCAGAACAGGCGGCCCTAGCCATCAGGGACGGACTTGTCGCATGGATCGGAACGCACGAAGAAGCACAATCCCTAAAAGCAACGGAACGAATCGATGCAGAAGGGAAGCTTGTGACACCAGGTCTTGTTGACCCGCATACTCACCTGGTGTTCGGCGGCTCACGTGAACACGAAATGGCTCTCAAACAGCAGGGAGTACCCTATCTAGAGATCCTGAAGCGCGGGGGAGGCATCCTGTCAACAGTAGGTGCCACCCGCGAAGCATCAGAAGAAGAGCTGCTCACTAAGGCGCGCTTCCACTTAAACAGAATGATTTCATACGGAGTCACAACTGTCGAAGCGAAAAGCGGCTACGGCCTTGACCGCCCAACCGAACTAAAACAGCTGAGAGTAGCCAAACAACTGAACGAATCGCACCCGGCAGACATCGTCTCCACATTTCTTGGTGCCCATGCGATCCCTCCGGAATTCAAAGGCCGCTCCGATGAATTTTTAACAGAAATGCTCGAGCTACTGAACGATATCGAAAAAGGACAGCTGGCTGAATTCGTTGATATCTTCTGCGAAACAGGGGTATTCACAGTAGAACAGTCCCGCGAGTTCCTAACAAAAGCAAAAGAAAAAGGCTTCTCAGTAAAAATTCACGCCGACGAAATCGATCCACTCGGCGGAACGGAAATGGCAACCGAAATCGGCGCAACAAGCGGTGACCACTTAGTTGGCGCATCCGAAAAAGGCATCCAGGCACTGGGTGAAACAGACACGATCGCTGTACTACTGCCAGGCACATCCTTCTACCTGAACAAAGGTAAATTTGCCAACGCAAGAGGCATGATGGAAGCGGGAGCAGCAGTAGCCCTGTCAACAGACTTCAACCCGGGCAGCTCACCAACAGAGAACCTGCAGTTCATCATGAACTTGGCATCACTGCAGCTGAAAATGACGCCGGATGAAATCTGGAACGCTGTAACAATCAACGCAGCCTATGCCATCAATAGAGGGGATTCAGCAGGAAAGCTAGTACCAGGTCGAAATGCCGACATCGTCCTATGGGATGTACCAAACTATCATTACGTACCGTACCATTACGGGGTGAACCACACCCACACCGTCATGAAAAACGGCCGGATCATCTACCGCAAGGAGAAGCTTCATGAGCACATTTCAACACATTAA
- the hutU gene encoding urocanate hydratase — protein sequence MVKANKRIVQIKTGTDLECKGWEQEAVLRMLYNNLDPEVAEIPEDLVVYGGIGKAARNWESFDAIVHTLRNLENDETMLVQSGKPVGVFKTHKAAPRVLLSNSVLVPKWANWEHFHELDQKGLMMYGQMTAGSWIYIGTQGILQGTYETFAALAKKHFNNSLKGTITLTAGLGGMGGAQPLAVTMNGGVVIAVDVDAERIQKRLDTKYCDVKTDSIDEALMMAFEARDQGKPLSIALLGNAAEVHHELLKRNVQIDIVTDQTSAHDPLNGYVPEGYSLTEAAELRKQDPKAYTTLSQKSMAKHVEAMLEFQNRGSIVFDYGNNIRQVAKDEGVDNAFDFPGFVPAYIRPLFCEGKGPFRWAALSGDPEDIYRTDRLIKELFPENEALNRWIDMAQEQVAFQGLPSRICWLGYGERVKMGLAINELVRNGELKAPIVIGRDHLDCGSVASPNRETESMKDGSDAVGDWAILNALINTAAGGSWISFHHGGGVGMGYSLHAGMVVVADGTDLAQERLERVLTTDPGMGVIRHVDAGYDIAEKTAEKHNIHIPMNKGGE from the coding sequence ATGGTTAAAGCAAACAAACGCATCGTACAAATCAAAACAGGGACGGACCTTGAATGTAAAGGATGGGAGCAGGAAGCGGTCCTTCGCATGCTCTATAACAATCTGGATCCCGAGGTAGCGGAAATTCCTGAAGATCTGGTCGTTTACGGTGGTATCGGGAAAGCTGCCCGTAACTGGGAGTCCTTCGACGCAATCGTTCACACGCTCAGAAACCTGGAAAACGATGAAACCATGCTTGTTCAATCCGGTAAGCCGGTCGGTGTATTCAAAACCCATAAAGCGGCTCCGCGTGTTCTTCTTTCAAACTCGGTCCTTGTACCAAAGTGGGCAAATTGGGAGCATTTCCACGAGCTCGATCAAAAGGGCCTCATGATGTACGGGCAAATGACGGCGGGAAGCTGGATTTATATCGGTACGCAAGGAATCCTGCAAGGGACGTATGAAACGTTCGCAGCTCTGGCGAAGAAACATTTCAACAACTCACTTAAAGGTACGATCACTCTCACAGCGGGACTAGGAGGAATGGGTGGAGCACAGCCTCTCGCCGTCACCATGAATGGTGGAGTCGTGATTGCAGTCGACGTTGATGCAGAACGCATCCAAAAACGTCTCGACACGAAATACTGTGACGTGAAAACAGATTCCATCGATGAAGCGTTAATGATGGCCTTTGAAGCACGCGATCAAGGCAAGCCACTTTCCATCGCATTACTTGGAAACGCGGCAGAGGTTCATCATGAACTTTTAAAAAGGAACGTTCAGATCGATATCGTAACTGACCAAACATCAGCTCACGATCCTTTAAACGGCTATGTACCAGAGGGATATTCGCTTACAGAAGCAGCAGAGCTTCGCAAACAAGATCCAAAAGCGTACACAACGCTTTCACAAAAAAGCATGGCCAAACACGTGGAAGCAATGCTTGAGTTCCAGAATAGAGGATCGATCGTATTCGACTACGGCAACAACATCCGTCAGGTAGCGAAGGATGAAGGAGTCGACAATGCCTTTGATTTCCCTGGGTTCGTCCCAGCCTACATCCGTCCATTATTCTGTGAAGGAAAAGGACCATTCCGATGGGCTGCTCTGTCAGGAGACCCAGAAGATATCTATAGAACAGATCGCCTGATCAAAGAGCTTTTCCCAGAAAACGAAGCACTGAATCGCTGGATTGATATGGCACAGGAGCAAGTGGCATTCCAAGGACTGCCTTCACGTATCTGTTGGCTGGGCTATGGTGAGCGCGTGAAAATGGGTCTTGCCATCAACGAGCTTGTTCGAAACGGAGAACTTAAAGCACCAATCGTCATCGGCCGTGACCACCTGGACTGCGGATCGGTTGCTTCACCGAACCGTGAAACCGAAAGCATGAAAGACGGAAGTGACGCAGTAGGAGATTGGGCGATCCTGAACGCCCTCATCAACACAGCAGCAGGCGGCTCCTGGATTTCCTTCCACCACGGCGGCGGAGTAGGAATGGGGTACTCACTGCACGCTGGAATGGTGGTTGTAGCAGACGGGACGGACCTTGCACAAGAAAGGTTAGAACGAGTGCTCACAACAGACCCGGGAATGGGCGTCATCCGCCACGTCGACGCAGGCTACGATATCGCAGAAAAAACAGCCGAAAAGCACAACATCCACATCCCAATGAACAAAGGAGGAGAATAA
- the hutH gene encoding histidine ammonia-lyase, translated as MVELTGCGLTLDEAKRVIYGKEQVELSPVSMERVRKSREAVERIVKEKRVVYGINTGFGKFSDVLIDAEDVEELQLNLIHSHACGVGDPFPETVSRAMLLLRANALLKGYSGVRPVIVERLTEFLNKGIHPVIPQQGSLGASGDLAPLSHLALALMGEGEVHYQGEVHQTLPVLSKENIFPIQLQAKEGLALINGTQAMTAMGVIGYLEAEELAFQSEMIASLTLEGLRGIMDAFDEDIHLVRGYPQQVATAKRIRDYLVDSKLTTKQGELRVQDAYSLRCIPQVHGASWQALDYVKEKLEIEMNAATDNPLIFDDGEKVISGGNFHGQPIAFAMDFMKIAIAELANISERRIERLVNPQLNDLPPFLSPQPGLQSGAMIMQYCAASLVSENKTLAHPASVDSIPSSANQEDHVSMGTIGSRHAYQILQNSRRVLAVELICNLQAAEHRGTDLMASRTRQFYEAARKVIPSITKDRIFSKDIEKANQWLQQISLSSLIKPSKTKEETTNG; from the coding sequence ATGGTGGAGTTGACGGGTTGTGGTTTGACGTTGGATGAGGCGAAGAGGGTTATTTATGGGAAGGAGCAGGTGGAGCTTTCGCCGGTTAGTATGGAGCGGGTGCGGAAGAGTCGTGAGGCGGTTGAGCGGATTGTGAAAGAGAAGCGTGTGGTGTATGGGATCAACACGGGCTTTGGGAAGTTCAGTGATGTGTTGATTGATGCGGAGGATGTCGAGGAGCTTCAGCTTAACCTGATTCATTCTCATGCTTGTGGAGTGGGGGATCCATTCCCTGAGACGGTTTCCCGAGCGATGCTTCTGCTCAGAGCTAATGCGTTACTAAAAGGATATTCAGGAGTGCGACCAGTCATCGTCGAGCGTCTCACTGAATTCCTCAACAAGGGGATTCATCCTGTCATCCCACAGCAAGGGTCATTGGGAGCGAGCGGAGACTTAGCACCACTTTCTCACTTGGCACTTGCTTTAATGGGAGAAGGGGAAGTCCACTATCAAGGAGAGGTACATCAAACCCTTCCTGTCCTTTCAAAAGAAAATATCTTCCCTATCCAGCTTCAGGCAAAAGAAGGATTGGCACTCATCAACGGGACGCAAGCGATGACGGCAATGGGAGTCATCGGATACCTTGAAGCAGAGGAACTTGCCTTCCAAAGCGAGATGATTGCCAGTCTGACCTTAGAGGGACTTAGAGGAATCATGGATGCCTTCGACGAAGATATTCATTTAGTAAGAGGTTATCCTCAGCAGGTCGCAACGGCAAAAAGAATCCGGGATTACCTGGTAGACAGCAAGCTGACAACGAAGCAAGGAGAACTCAGAGTCCAGGACGCCTACTCGTTACGATGCATCCCGCAAGTACACGGAGCATCCTGGCAGGCACTTGACTATGTAAAAGAAAAGCTGGAAATCGAAATGAATGCAGCAACCGATAACCCACTCATTTTCGATGATGGAGAAAAGGTCATTTCAGGCGGGAACTTCCATGGACAGCCAATCGCCTTCGCCATGGATTTCATGAAGATTGCTATAGCTGAGCTTGCCAACATTTCAGAAAGACGGATCGAACGACTCGTGAATCCGCAGCTGAATGATCTGCCACCGTTCCTGAGTCCACAACCAGGACTCCAATCCGGTGCCATGATCATGCAGTACTGTGCAGCATCACTCGTATCCGAGAACAAAACACTCGCCCATCCTGCGAGCGTTGATTCCATCCCGTCATCCGCCAACCAGGAAGACCACGTCAGCATGGGAACCATCGGATCACGACATGCCTACCAAATCCTGCAGAACTCAAGAAGAGTCCTCGCTGTCGAACTCATCTGCAACCTGCAGGCAGCAGAACATCGAGGGACGGACCTCATGGCAAGCAGGACACGCCAATTTTATGAAGCAGCTAGAAAGGTCATTCCTTCCATTACTAAGGATCGCATCTTCTCGAAAGATATAGAAAAAGCCAACCAGTGGCTGCAACAGATCTCATTAAGCTCACTCATAAAACCAAGCAAAACAAAGGAGGAAACAACAAATGGTTAA
- the hutG gene encoding formimidoylglutamase gives MSTFQHIKQAGKAQFKDRYTTKAAELLTPWEEGKKGDIAIIGAPLSKPSISHSGASFAPDAIRRCLNSFTTYNIERGTDLAEDNKTIIDFGDITMHPTSIEESHLRIYESVKDVTNTNAAPFTIILGGDHSITTSAVKAIKETKGTVGIIQFDAHHDLRNTEDGGPTNGTPFRRLLEAGHIKGEHLIQIGIRNYANAKAYHDYAIEQGVTIYTMKDVRQHNSISELIREAIARLEPKVDTIYLSVDMDVLDQAYAPGCPAIGPGGMHPDELTKATVTALMHPKVSTMDIVEIDPTLDIRDMTSRVASLLILSTLIK, from the coding sequence ATGAGCACATTTCAACACATTAAGCAGGCGGGTAAAGCTCAATTCAAAGACCGCTACACAACCAAAGCAGCAGAACTCCTGACGCCTTGGGAAGAAGGAAAGAAAGGGGACATCGCCATCATAGGTGCTCCCCTTTCCAAACCTTCCATTTCCCACTCGGGAGCAAGCTTTGCACCAGATGCGATCAGACGATGCCTTAACTCGTTTACAACGTACAACATCGAAAGAGGGACGGACCTCGCCGAAGACAACAAAACCATCATCGACTTCGGCGACATCACCATGCACCCAACATCGATAGAAGAGTCCCATCTTCGAATCTATGAATCAGTCAAAGATGTAACCAACACAAACGCAGCACCCTTCACCATCATCCTTGGAGGCGACCATTCCATCACCACATCAGCGGTTAAAGCCATCAAGGAAACAAAGGGGACAGTCGGCATCATCCAATTCGATGCGCACCATGACCTCCGTAACACGGAAGACGGCGGTCCGACCAATGGTACACCTTTTAGAAGGTTACTAGAAGCGGGACACATCAAAGGTGAGCACCTCATCCAAATAGGCATTCGAAACTATGCCAATGCAAAAGCCTATCACGACTATGCCATCGAACAAGGTGTTACGATCTACACGATGAAGGACGTAAGACAACACAACTCGATCTCAGAACTCATCCGAGAAGCCATAGCCCGATTAGAACCCAAAGTCGACACCATCTACCTCTCCGTAGACATGGACGTCCTCGACCAGGCGTACGCTCCAGGCTGCCCGGCAATCGGTCCTGGAGGTATGCACCCAGATGAGCTTACAAAAGCCACCGTAACCGCCCTGATGCATCCCAAGGTCAGTACCATGGACATCGTAGAAATTGACCCAACCCTCGATATCAGAGATATGACGAGCCGGGTCGCAAGCCTATTAATCCTCTCCACATTAATAAAATAA
- a CDS encoding LysM peptidoglycan-binding domain-containing protein: MKKTLFTVATTAVLSTTFVASAAATSHKVESGDSLWSIARKYDTSVSILKDVNKLKSDMIFPNQLLKVDTDQNEQPATTPSNPAPPVQTGSAKKYIVKSGDTLSAIAYRHSISLSELQKWNNIKSHLIYPGQTLVVTEGASSGEQGSGNVSKPSPSTPPKQESSSTYTVKSGDTLSHISVKHDVSVQDIKRLNYLSNDLIYVGQVLKVGKSQVSKPETAPSNEEINTSFNTNKLISQAKAQLGVPYVWGGSTTSGFDCSGFIYYAYNKSGVNVSRTSSEGYYNRSYYVNKPAVGDLVFFENTYKKGISHLGIYVGDNKFIHAGDNGVEITSLSNSYWKSKFDGFKRFYEL, from the coding sequence GTGAAAAAAACACTATTTACTGTCGCAACTACCGCTGTCCTCTCAACAACTTTTGTCGCATCTGCCGCTGCCACTTCCCATAAAGTCGAGTCCGGTGACTCCCTTTGGTCCATTGCTCGTAAATATGATACATCCGTTTCAATCCTTAAAGATGTGAATAAGTTGAAATCAGACATGATTTTCCCAAATCAATTACTCAAGGTAGATACTGACCAAAATGAACAGCCTGCCACTACACCTTCCAATCCTGCACCACCTGTTCAAACGGGATCTGCAAAAAAATACATAGTCAAGTCCGGTGATACGCTTAGCGCTATTGCTTACAGGCATTCTATCAGTCTTTCAGAATTACAAAAATGGAATAACATTAAGAGTCATCTGATTTATCCTGGGCAGACACTCGTCGTTACTGAAGGAGCCTCTTCCGGTGAACAAGGAAGCGGAAATGTGAGCAAGCCTTCTCCTTCCACACCACCTAAACAGGAAAGCTCAAGTACATATACGGTCAAATCCGGAGATACTCTCTCTCATATCAGCGTTAAACACGATGTTTCTGTTCAAGATATTAAGCGACTAAATTATCTCTCCAATGACCTGATTTATGTTGGACAGGTTTTGAAAGTCGGAAAATCTCAAGTCTCAAAACCTGAAACAGCGCCATCCAACGAAGAAATCAATACATCATTTAATACAAATAAACTCATTTCTCAAGCAAAAGCACAGCTTGGTGTTCCTTACGTTTGGGGAGGTTCTACTACCTCTGGATTCGACTGCAGCGGTTTCATCTATTACGCCTATAACAAGAGTGGCGTGAACGTTTCTCGGACTTCAAGTGAAGGGTACTACAATCGCTCTTATTATGTAAATAAACCAGCCGTTGGAGATCTCGTCTTTTTCGAAAATACTTACAAAAAGGGAATTTCCCATTTAGGTATTTACGTTGGTGACAACAAGTTTATCCATGCTGGTGATAACGGGGTGGAAATTACTAGTTTAAGTAATTCCTATTGGAAATCTAAATTTGATGGTTTTAAGCGTTTTTACGAATTGTAA
- a CDS encoding helix-turn-helix domain-containing protein: MDFAAVGKKIKELRKNSGLSQEELSEGICTQAQISKIEKGIVYPYASTLYQISQKLGVDVNYFFDIGTTPRLDYVQEVSRQLQIMRRSLRFKEMMEIVRAEEINPLFFQNKKNLQLLLWHKGIYLYEVKKDLKESIDTLHEAINITHIKGKVMLEREIEILLTMGAIYYWEDIDKALKTFEDIKGHVQLLPDLNDYTIKTRLFINMARTLTRLNRINDSNQYCEDAIKWCLHKDSLYLLGEIHYQKGYNFELLNQPERAKMYMEKALIVFELQQDDKYISFIKNKLIELSALSH; this comes from the coding sequence ATGGATTTTGCTGCTGTGGGTAAAAAGATTAAAGAGCTCAGAAAAAACAGTGGATTATCTCAAGAAGAATTGTCCGAAGGTATTTGTACACAAGCTCAGATTAGTAAAATAGAAAAAGGGATTGTTTATCCTTATGCATCTACATTATATCAGATTTCCCAAAAATTAGGTGTGGATGTAAATTATTTTTTTGATATAGGAACTACCCCACGTTTGGATTATGTCCAAGAGGTCTCCCGACAACTTCAAATTATGAGGAGAAGTCTTCGTTTTAAAGAGATGATGGAAATTGTTCGAGCTGAAGAAATAAACCCATTATTCTTTCAAAACAAAAAAAACTTACAGCTCTTATTGTGGCATAAAGGAATTTACTTATATGAAGTGAAAAAGGATTTAAAGGAGTCTATTGACACATTACATGAAGCGATAAATATTACTCATATTAAAGGTAAGGTTATGCTGGAAAGGGAAATTGAAATTCTACTAACCATGGGTGCTATATATTACTGGGAAGACATAGATAAAGCTTTAAAAACGTTTGAAGATATTAAAGGTCATGTACAGTTGCTTCCCGATTTAAATGATTACACGATTAAAACTCGATTGTTTATTAATATGGCAAGAACATTAACAAGATTAAATAGGATTAATGACTCGAATCAATATTGCGAGGATGCCATCAAGTGGTGTTTACACAAAGATAGTTTATATTTACTAGGTGAAATCCATTACCAAAAAGGATATAATTTTGAACTTCTTAATCAGCCGGAAAGGGCAAAGATGTATATGGAAAAAGCACTAATTGTTTTTGAACTGCAACAAGACGATAAGTATATTTCATTCATTAAAAATAAACTGATTGAATTATCGGCATTGAGTCATTAA